In Paenibacillus sp. FSL M7-0420, a single genomic region encodes these proteins:
- a CDS encoding DUF1129 family protein, whose protein sequence is MKVKAMMKQNNLLREQMTPSNRSYFEDMILAMRASSVDAVRAEELLLEAAELLLKGQAKGKNAKQIFGGKPGDYFKDVMDSAPPRTPRSRLNNSLMISWSALTLLFGTMGVAGLITQWSGGPHELFGQLSLFTLVVVGAGSILLVELIMKWMASLSEDDSPKPKTFDIKALGIYIGIAVIAVFAGIFLDNLFPVIPVSPWVSLALAAAGGLGLKFIFFPS, encoded by the coding sequence ATGAAAGTCAAAGCTATGATGAAGCAGAACAACCTGCTGCGGGAGCAGATGACGCCGTCTAACCGCTCTTATTTCGAAGATATGATTCTGGCGATGCGCGCCAGTTCAGTAGATGCTGTACGTGCAGAGGAGCTGCTGCTGGAGGCGGCTGAGCTGCTGCTGAAGGGACAAGCCAAGGGCAAGAATGCCAAGCAGATTTTTGGCGGGAAGCCCGGTGATTATTTCAAGGACGTGATGGACAGCGCCCCGCCGCGCACACCGCGCAGCCGGCTGAATAACTCCCTGATGATCTCCTGGTCCGCCCTGACCCTGCTGTTCGGGACGATGGGCGTTGCCGGTCTGATCACACAGTGGAGCGGCGGCCCGCACGAACTCTTCGGCCAGCTCAGTCTATTCACGCTGGTCGTTGTCGGCGCAGGCTCCATCCTGCTGGTTGAGCTTATTATGAAATGGATGGCCTCCCTGTCGGAGGATGACAGTCCGAAGCCCAAGACCTTCGACATTAAGGCCCTGGGCATCTACATCGGAATTGCTGTGATTGCGGTATTCGCCGGCATATTCCTCGATAATCTGTTCCCGGTGATTCCGGTCTCGCCCTGGGTCAGTCTGGCGCTGGCCGCTGCCGGAGGACTGGGGCTGAAATTCATATTCTTCCCATCTTAG
- a CDS encoding DUF3048 domain-containing protein, which yields MSISVNRYVSRPVSALVLAAVLLSACSNEQASPVPVPTSAPTAAPTLEPQPTEAVQSPSPEPAAGAVSGLTGLPVEEESLPRPLAVMINNAPAARPQSGISEADILYEVLAEGGITRLIGIFQSHAGVVKIGPIRSIRPYLLDIGESYGGITVHAGGSPDAYAILQRQKKADMDEIGRAGAYFWRDKERKAPHNLYSNAAKLREGAVKLGYAESVKVPGFLFNDPDYIPVEGTPALALGVNFLLKSYNVGYHYNAEQRIYARWVNGKPHLDLNNNRPVEAANIIVMGSDHKVLDDVGRLQVDTELGGEAVLLQRGVAMNGKWSRSPGDVIRFVKKDGKEALMFPGITHILIVPNSPSFSSHLEYAQAPASP from the coding sequence GTGTCTATATCGGTGAACCGTTATGTATCCCGTCCTGTATCTGCTCTGGTCCTTGCCGCCGTGCTGCTCTCTGCCTGCAGTAACGAGCAGGCCAGCCCTGTGCCCGTACCTACGTCTGCACCAACAGCAGCGCCTACCCTGGAGCCACAGCCGACAGAAGCGGTACAGTCCCCCTCTCCTGAGCCTGCCGCCGGAGCAGTCTCCGGCTTAACAGGCCTGCCGGTTGAGGAGGAGAGCCTGCCCCGGCCGCTCGCGGTCATGATCAATAATGCCCCGGCGGCCCGCCCGCAGTCCGGGATCAGCGAGGCAGATATTCTGTACGAGGTGCTGGCCGAAGGCGGAATTACCCGGCTGATCGGTATCTTTCAGAGTCATGCCGGGGTGGTGAAGATCGGGCCGATCCGCAGTATCCGCCCTTACCTGCTGGATATCGGCGAGAGCTATGGCGGCATAACGGTGCATGCCGGAGGCAGTCCGGATGCTTATGCCATTCTGCAACGGCAGAAGAAGGCGGATATGGACGAAATCGGCCGCGCGGGGGCCTACTTCTGGCGGGACAAGGAACGCAAGGCCCCGCATAACCTGTACAGCAATGCCGCCAAGCTGCGGGAGGGGGCAGTGAAGCTGGGCTATGCGGAGAGTGTGAAGGTCCCTGGTTTTCTTTTCAATGATCCGGATTATATTCCTGTGGAGGGCACCCCGGCGCTTGCGCTGGGTGTGAACTTCCTGCTGAAGAGCTACAATGTCGGGTACCATTATAACGCAGAGCAGCGCATATACGCCCGCTGGGTGAACGGCAAGCCGCATCTCGATCTGAATAATAACCGTCCGGTGGAAGCGGCGAATATCATCGTGATGGGTTCGGATCATAAGGTGCTGGACGATGTCGGCCGGCTGCAGGTGGATACGGAGCTGGGGGGAGAAGCAGTGCTGTTACAGCGCGGCGTAGCGATGAACGGCAAGTGGTCGCGCAGCCCCGGAGACGTCATCCGGTTCGTGAAGAAGGACGGCAAGGAGGCGCTGATGTTCCCGGGGATTACCCATATTCTGATCGTTCCGAACAGCCCTTCGTTCAGCAGTCATCTCGAATACGCGCAGGCGCCTGCATCCCCCTAA
- a CDS encoding amino acid ABC transporter ATP-binding protein has translation MIDFHQVDKHYGQFHVLKGIDLHVQEGEVVVVVGPSGSGKSTMLRCINRLETITSGGLTVDGITVNERKTDINTLRKEIGMVFQHFNLYPHKKVIDNITLAPVKVLGLSKAEAEKTAMYYLEKVGIADKAESYPSQLSGGQQQRVAIARGLAMKPKIMLFDEPTSALDPEMVGEVLDVMRALAREGMTMVVVTHEMGFAREVADRVIFMDQGQIVEEAEPEAFFASPKEERTRTFLSRVLSH, from the coding sequence TTGATCGACTTTCATCAGGTAGACAAACATTACGGACAATTTCATGTACTGAAGGGCATTGACCTGCATGTTCAGGAAGGGGAAGTCGTTGTTGTGGTCGGTCCTTCCGGCTCCGGCAAGAGTACGATGCTGCGCTGCATTAACCGTCTGGAGACGATCACGAGCGGCGGATTAACCGTGGACGGTATAACTGTAAACGAACGCAAGACAGATATCAATACCCTGCGTAAAGAGATCGGAATGGTCTTCCAGCATTTCAACCTGTACCCGCACAAAAAGGTGATTGATAACATCACCCTGGCCCCGGTGAAGGTGCTGGGCTTAAGCAAGGCGGAAGCGGAGAAGACCGCCATGTATTATCTGGAGAAGGTCGGCATTGCGGACAAGGCGGAGTCCTATCCTTCCCAGCTATCCGGCGGACAGCAGCAGCGGGTAGCGATTGCCCGGGGGCTGGCGATGAAGCCGAAGATTATGCTGTTCGATGAGCCGACCTCGGCACTGGACCCGGAGATGGTCGGGGAGGTGCTCGATGTCATGCGCGCCCTGGCCCGCGAAGGCATGACGATGGTCGTTGTGACCCATGAGATGGGCTTCGCCCGCGAGGTGGCGGACCGGGTCATCTTCATGGATCAGGGGCAGATCGTGGAAGAGGCGGAGCCGGAAGCTTTCTTCGCCAGCCCGAAGGAAGAGCGGACGCGTACTTTTCTCAGCCGTGTATTAAGCCACTAA
- a CDS encoding NmrA family NAD(P)-binding protein: MLFITGATGTVGSRVVHSLKSKAVNFKALTRTPEKLMSDQTGHMTIVTGDIKDCSAWSDSLHGVETLFLILLDDAEEILQTARSKGVRNIVFLSSASINRSDAAYNENAMKHKKVEEQIQAYGFQYVFIRAEAFMHNTIYWRDLFRYNKGTIRLPALEAKLASVHEEDIAGVISVVVTDFDRFSGQVLTLTGANILSQRNILTEISKQLGQSITLEEQTIDDFRSYMSKYIAEEYITLRVQDWEYTLKHKLAVTDTVLTILGREPYTFREWIAEHLGDFQ; encoded by the coding sequence ATGCTATTTATTACTGGAGCAACTGGAACCGTTGGAAGCCGGGTTGTACATTCCCTCAAGTCTAAGGCTGTCAATTTCAAAGCCCTCACCCGCACACCTGAGAAGCTGATGAGCGATCAGACCGGTCACATGACGATCGTCACTGGGGATATTAAGGATTGCAGTGCCTGGTCAGACAGCCTGCACGGCGTGGAGACCTTATTCCTGATCCTCCTGGATGATGCCGAAGAGATTCTGCAGACAGCCCGGTCCAAGGGTGTGCGGAACATCGTGTTCTTATCCTCTGCCTCCATCAACCGCTCGGATGCCGCTTACAACGAGAACGCTATGAAACATAAGAAGGTTGAGGAGCAGATTCAGGCGTATGGCTTTCAGTATGTGTTTATCCGGGCCGAGGCCTTCATGCATAATACCATTTACTGGAGGGACCTTTTTAGATACAATAAGGGGACGATCCGGTTACCGGCCTTGGAGGCTAAGCTGGCGAGCGTACATGAAGAAGATATTGCCGGGGTTATCAGTGTGGTTGTAACGGATTTTGACAGATTCTCCGGGCAGGTCTTGACGCTCACAGGAGCCAATATTCTTAGCCAGCGGAATATCCTGACCGAAATCTCTAAGCAGCTGGGACAATCCATTACACTGGAAGAGCAGACCATCGATGACTTCCGTTCTTATATGAGCAAGTACATCGCTGAAGAATACATTACCCTTAGAGTTCAGGACTGGGAGTATACCCTGAAGCATAAGCTCGCCGTGACCGACACGGTGCTGACGATTCTTGGCCGGGAGCCCTATACGTTCCGGGAATGGATTGCGGAGCATCTCGGTGATTTTCAATAA
- a CDS encoding DODA-type extradiol aromatic ring-opening family dioxygenase, giving the protein MKLPAFFIAHGSPLLVLEDNDYTRFLQRLGSDLGKPRGIVIFSAHWDSPEQLITVDAQHETQHDFYGFPEEMYQLSYPAPGDPALSRRISELFKNSNLPHQPVLGRGLDHGAWVILRTMFPQADIPVVALSVDSLRSPEEQYNIGRMLAPLREEGVLLIGSGGLVHNLRLLKQKDQPEPWALDFDGWIAERLAAWDLSSLYAYEKQAPHVREAVPTYGKEHFIPLFYVMGAADEGRRAQLMIQAYQYGTLSLNCWMFDKYRNE; this is encoded by the coding sequence ATGAAATTACCGGCCTTTTTCATTGCGCATGGCTCCCCGCTGCTGGTACTTGAGGATAACGACTATACGCGTTTCCTGCAGCGGCTGGGTTCGGATCTGGGGAAGCCCCGCGGCATTGTGATCTTCTCAGCTCATTGGGACAGTCCCGAGCAGCTGATCACAGTGGACGCACAGCATGAAACGCAGCATGATTTCTACGGGTTCCCGGAAGAGATGTATCAGCTGAGTTATCCTGCTCCAGGTGATCCCGCACTCAGCCGCCGTATTTCGGAACTGTTCAAGAATAGTAATCTGCCCCATCAGCCCGTGCTGGGCCGGGGGCTGGATCATGGCGCCTGGGTCATCCTGAGGACCATGTTCCCGCAGGCGGATATTCCGGTCGTGGCTCTATCCGTGGATTCGCTCCGCTCGCCTGAGGAGCAGTACAACATCGGACGGATGCTTGCTCCGCTGCGCGAGGAAGGTGTCCTCCTGATTGGCAGCGGCGGTCTGGTGCATAACCTCAGGCTGCTGAAGCAGAAGGATCAGCCGGAGCCATGGGCGCTTGACTTCGACGGGTGGATTGCTGAGCGGCTTGCGGCCTGGGATCTTTCCTCCCTGTATGCCTATGAGAAGCAAGCACCGCATGTGAGGGAGGCCGTACCTACCTACGGCAAGGAACATTTCATCCCGCTCTTCTACGTAATGGGTGCAGCTGATGAAGGCAGACGCGCACAGTTAATGATCCAGGCCTACCAATACGGTACGCTCAGCCTGAACTGCTGGATGTTTGATAAATATAGGAATGAATAG
- a CDS encoding alpha/beta hydrolase family protein, translating into MERNIIIRHNGEELTASIHYPAADRAGTGRCKNRVPLAVICHGFVGSRIGVDRIFVKAARELAQDGYMVIRFDYAGCGESSGDYGSEDMESMIGQTRAVLDYGISSADVDPQRVTLIGHSLGGAVALLTGVRDRRVKNLVLWSAVGYPFNDIVKIVGRDAFDRSVKSGSADYAGYSFTPVYFNSLAAFQPFQEAGKFSGDVLVIHGTSDDVIPVDYAFLYQKLFWTRPEGRCDKEIIFQGDHTFSSGPAQEQVLKRTRDWMNQQEHLQEEWQNWMI; encoded by the coding sequence ATGGAACGGAATATCATCATCCGGCATAACGGAGAGGAACTGACAGCGAGCATACATTATCCGGCCGCAGACCGGGCAGGGACAGGACGGTGCAAGAACCGGGTGCCGCTTGCAGTGATCTGCCACGGCTTCGTGGGCAGCCGGATCGGTGTCGACCGCATCTTCGTCAAGGCAGCCCGTGAGCTGGCGCAGGATGGCTATATGGTAATCCGCTTCGATTATGCGGGCTGCGGGGAGAGCAGCGGTGATTACGGCAGCGAGGATATGGAGTCGATGATCGGGCAGACCCGGGCGGTGTTGGATTACGGCATCAGCTCGGCCGATGTGGACCCGCAGCGTGTAACGCTGATCGGCCATAGTCTGGGCGGCGCGGTGGCGCTGCTGACCGGTGTACGTGACCGGCGGGTGAAGAACCTTGTACTGTGGTCAGCTGTCGGTTATCCCTTCAATGATATCGTCAAGATTGTTGGCAGAGATGCCTTCGACCGGTCGGTGAAGAGCGGTTCAGCAGATTACGCCGGCTATTCGTTCACGCCGGTATACTTCAATTCCCTGGCTGCCTTCCAGCCGTTCCAGGAAGCCGGGAAGTTCAGCGGCGATGTGCTGGTCATCCATGGAACCTCCGATGATGTGATTCCTGTGGACTATGCGTTTCTCTACCAGAAGCTGTTCTGGACCCGGCCGGAAGGACGGTGCGACAAGGAGATTATTTTCCAGGGCGATCATACCTTCTCTTCGGGTCCGGCGCAGGAGCAGGTGCTGAAGCGTACCCGGGATTGGATGAACCAGCAGGAGCATCTGCAGGAGGAATGGCAGAACTGGATGATATAG
- a CDS encoding inorganic phosphate transporter: MDTSIYVLAFVIFLALAFDFINGFHDTANAIATSVSTRALKPRTAIMLAASMNFIGALMFTGVAKKIGGSITDPTLLDNGIDIVTATLIAAIIWNLVTWWLGIPSSSSHALIGALAGAVYVGAGTEHIKWNGFVEIVEGLVFSPLIAFVIGYIVMTILKWIFAKRSPHTVNKGFRSMQIVTAALQSFTHGTNDAQKAMGIITFALVTSGRLDTMEVPLWVKIAAATSMALGTSIGGWKIIKTMGTKIFKIEPINGFAADISAASVIFSATLLHLPVSTTHAITSSILGVGSAKRFSAVKWGVAGRIVVTWFITIPISAVLAGVIFKLFF, from the coding sequence ATGGATACATCTATATATGTACTAGCTTTTGTTATCTTTCTTGCGCTGGCGTTCGACTTCATCAACGGCTTCCATGATACAGCCAATGCGATTGCTACCTCTGTCTCAACCCGTGCGCTGAAGCCGCGTACAGCCATCATGCTGGCCGCCTCGATGAACTTTATCGGCGCCTTGATGTTCACCGGAGTGGCGAAGAAGATCGGGGGCAGTATTACCGATCCCACCCTCCTGGACAACGGGATAGATATTGTCACAGCGACGCTCATTGCGGCGATTATCTGGAATCTCGTGACCTGGTGGCTGGGTATTCCTTCGTCCTCCTCCCATGCGCTTATCGGTGCGTTAGCCGGTGCGGTCTATGTCGGGGCAGGGACAGAGCATATCAAATGGAACGGGTTCGTTGAGATCGTAGAGGGGCTGGTTTTCTCCCCGCTGATCGCTTTTGTAATCGGGTATATTGTGATGACGATTCTGAAGTGGATCTTCGCGAAGCGCAGTCCGCATACGGTCAATAAGGGCTTCCGTTCGATGCAGATTGTGACGGCTGCACTGCAATCCTTCACCCATGGTACGAATGACGCGCAGAAGGCGATGGGGATCATTACCTTTGCCCTCGTCACCTCGGGACGGCTGGATACGATGGAGGTTCCGCTCTGGGTTAAGATTGCAGCGGCTACATCGATGGCACTCGGAACGTCGATCGGCGGCTGGAAGATTATTAAGACGATGGGCACGAAGATTTTCAAAATTGAGCCGATCAACGGCTTCGCGGCGGATATTTCGGCGGCTTCGGTTATTTTCTCAGCCACGCTCCTGCATCTGCCGGTAAGTACAACCCATGCGATCACCTCATCGATTCTGGGTGTAGGTTCAGCCAAGCGCTTCTCCGCAGTCAAATGGGGAGTGGCCGGACGGATCGTGGTTACCTGGTTCATTACGATTCCGATCAGCGCTGTGCTGGCGGGAGTGATCTTCAAGCTCTTCTTCTAG
- a CDS encoding PadR family transcriptional regulator: MLKDCGQSSAYELLSVFKERDYKYLVHMTKGSLYYNLQKLAGEGLVRLVEVVSVNNYPEQYIYEITPQGDEHFKALMAKYSLQTDDITLTFYMTTLFAHQYDPEQFKAAVAVQMEQTRRKIAEIDHALDAKQDKIYDMAKSMMNNVRAHHELNLKWFQELLEQ; encoded by the coding sequence CTGCTTAAGGATTGCGGACAATCCAGCGCTTATGAATTGCTCAGTGTCTTCAAGGAGCGGGATTACAAGTATCTTGTTCATATGACGAAGGGATCGCTGTACTATAACCTCCAGAAGTTAGCGGGGGAAGGCTTGGTCCGGCTGGTGGAGGTCGTCAGTGTGAACAATTATCCCGAGCAATACATCTACGAGATTACACCGCAGGGCGACGAGCATTTCAAAGCGCTGATGGCCAAGTACTCGCTGCAGACAGACGATATTACGTTAACCTTTTATATGACGACGCTGTTCGCTCACCAATATGATCCTGAGCAATTTAAGGCGGCTGTTGCTGTGCAGATGGAGCAGACACGGCGCAAAATTGCTGAAATTGACCATGCGCTGGATGCCAAGCAAGATAAGATCTACGATATGGCAAAATCGATGATGAATAATGTCAGAGCGCACCATGAATTGAACCTGAAATGGTTTCAGGAGCTGCTGGAACAGTAG
- a CDS encoding DUF47 domain-containing protein: MRLRKKDIFFETLENMADTIVQAADYFAQNISTLQGNVENFAGEMKKYESQCDTYTHTVIKELNKTFITPLERDDIMDLITSMDDVIDGLEASASRFYMYNLLDADEYIVQFAEILRQSAYEIQKAVHLLSQKKLLAIREYTIRLNDLENQGDEVLRICTKALFETVKDPIELIKRKELYERLETTTDKCEDVANMLESIIMRNS; encoded by the coding sequence ATGAGGCTCAGAAAAAAGGATATATTCTTTGAGACGCTGGAAAACATGGCTGACACCATTGTTCAGGCGGCGGATTATTTCGCTCAGAATATCTCGACTCTCCAGGGCAATGTGGAGAACTTCGCCGGGGAGATGAAGAAATACGAATCCCAGTGCGATACCTACACACACACTGTCATCAAGGAATTGAACAAGACGTTCATTACGCCGCTGGAACGGGACGACATCATGGATCTGATTACAAGCATGGACGATGTCATTGATGGGCTGGAGGCTTCTGCCTCGCGTTTCTATATGTATAACCTGCTGGATGCGGATGAGTATATTGTCCAGTTCGCAGAGATTCTCCGCCAGAGTGCATACGAGATCCAGAAGGCGGTTCATTTGCTCTCCCAGAAGAAGCTGCTGGCGATCCGCGAATACACCATCCGTCTGAATGATCTGGAGAACCAGGGCGACGAAGTCCTGCGTATCTGCACCAAGGCCCTGTTCGAGACTGTGAAGGACCCGATTGAGCTGATTAAGCGCAAAGAATTGTACGAGCGGCTCGAGACAACCACAGACAAATGTGAAGACGTAGCCAACATGCTGGAATCGATCATCATGCGTAACTCATAA
- the ilvA gene encoding threonine ammonia-lyase IlvA, translated as MREGENRIVGMEDIVRAHHVLREVIVRTPLQLDAVLSAKYGCNVYLKREDLQIVRSFKIRGAYNMIRSLSDEDRAKGIVCASAGNHAQGVAYSCKALGIKGKIFMPSTTPNQKIKQVRRFGGEFVEVILKGDTFDDAYDEALQACIDHSMTLIHPFDEPRIIAGNGTIAMEVMENLDKPADFVFVTIGGGGLAAGVATYIKTVSPATKVIGVEPSGAASMSEAMQSGEVITLKEINKFVDGAAVKRVGGLTFDICSKLLDDVVKVPEGKACTTILELYNENAIVVEPAGSLPIAALDMYRDQIRGKSVVCIVSGGNNDIDRMQEIKERSLIYEGLKHYFMVNFPQRAGALREFLTEVVGPDDDITRFEYTKKNEKENGPALVGIELMSTDAYAPLIERMKQKGVDYVEINKDVNLFSMLI; from the coding sequence ATGAGAGAAGGCGAAAACCGGATCGTAGGAATGGAAGATATTGTACGCGCGCACCATGTGCTGCGGGAGGTTATCGTCCGTACGCCGCTCCAGCTGGATGCGGTATTGTCGGCCAAATACGGCTGTAATGTGTACTTGAAACGTGAGGATCTGCAGATTGTACGCTCCTTCAAAATCCGGGGAGCCTATAATATGATCCGCAGTCTGTCTGACGAGGACAGAGCCAAGGGCATCGTCTGCGCCAGCGCGGGAAATCATGCCCAGGGCGTGGCTTATTCCTGCAAGGCACTAGGCATCAAAGGCAAGATATTCATGCCGAGCACTACTCCTAATCAGAAGATTAAGCAGGTCCGGCGCTTCGGCGGCGAATTCGTTGAGGTGATTCTGAAGGGGGATACCTTCGATGATGCTTACGATGAAGCGCTGCAGGCTTGCATTGACCATAGCATGACGCTGATTCACCCGTTCGATGAGCCGCGTATTATTGCCGGCAACGGAACCATTGCCATGGAGGTGATGGAGAATCTGGACAAGCCAGCGGACTTCGTGTTCGTCACCATCGGCGGCGGCGGGCTGGCAGCCGGTGTAGCCACCTATATCAAGACGGTGAGTCCGGCAACCAAGGTTATTGGTGTGGAGCCTAGCGGCGCGGCTTCGATGAGTGAGGCCATGCAGAGCGGTGAGGTAATCACCCTGAAGGAGATCAACAAATTCGTGGACGGCGCGGCGGTGAAGCGTGTCGGCGGCCTGACCTTCGATATCTGCTCGAAGCTGCTGGATGATGTGGTGAAGGTGCCGGAGGGCAAGGCGTGTACCACCATTCTGGAGCTGTATAATGAGAATGCGATTGTAGTGGAGCCTGCCGGTTCCCTCCCCATTGCTGCACTGGACATGTACCGTGATCAGATCCGGGGCAAAAGCGTGGTCTGCATCGTCAGCGGCGGCAACAACGATATTGACCGGATGCAGGAGATCAAGGAGCGTTCCCTGATCTATGAGGGTCTTAAGCATTACTTCATGGTCAACTTCCCGCAGCGCGCGGGCGCCCTGCGCGAGTTCCTGACCGAGGTGGTCGGACCGGATGATGATATTACCCGGTTCGAGTACACGAAGAAGAATGAGAAGGAGAACGGCCCGGCCCTGGTCGGCATTGAACTGATGTCTACCGATGCCTACGCCCCGCTGATTGAGCGGATGAAGCAGAAGGGCGTCGATTACGTGGAGATTAACAAGGATGTTAATCTGTTCAGTATGCTGATCTGA
- a CDS encoding methyl-accepting chemotaxis protein produces MALGKSKRVKERGLIGSLRNMGIRGKLFLSVILSVVVIFATVSVVIYSNAKQLIVDGLKSSLTYEKGAIGVQVNDLLQPAVDSVALLNANAYLRDFILRVKDAQTLKTTDGYTELIETLNLIKNNNKNLLNVYIGLDAVNKVITQDEFEPPADYVLKERSWYSAAAANKRVTITNPYIDAGSGKMVVSVSTPLLDDSGRLIGVASADISIEQITAALGAFHYKGSGYAVLIDETGTFIYHPNPDHILLKKMADLGGLWKTVGDKMLQWGSNVIQADIDGEPSYVSYSPAVANQWSVALIVPQKHAELELKRFELIFFLSIIASIAVLSVLLYLVSGSILKQIPLLTAAFGQAKAGDLSVRARVTAGGEIGVLAEGFNDMIASQQSLIQEIMHSSQSISGAVGNTEQNVFVLDGSITDISGVTEELSAGLQQTAASMEEMNASTTQIEAAINGIARKAQEGAEAAGEINLRAERLKERAWESRTQADTVYGLSEEKLRTAIEQSGSISQISTLTGAILEIAAQTNLLSLNASIEAARAGEAGRGFAVVAEEIRKLADNSRETVTEIQGVTGAVVQAVSNLVEAAESMLGFMDSQVKKDYDAMQETGERYSEDARYIEELVTDFSATSEELLTSIQSMLTAISETGSATNEGAEGAGVIAAGAEQIIGRSGSIVAEMEEIKLSSAQLLSAVSRFKV; encoded by the coding sequence ATGGCACTGGGAAAGAGTAAGAGGGTCAAGGAGAGGGGGCTTATCGGCTCACTCCGTAATATGGGGATTCGCGGCAAGCTGTTTTTGTCAGTGATTCTGTCTGTGGTGGTTATTTTCGCGACTGTGTCTGTAGTGATCTACAGCAATGCCAAGCAGCTTATCGTGGACGGGCTGAAGAGCTCGCTGACGTATGAGAAAGGGGCGATCGGGGTGCAGGTCAATGACCTGCTGCAGCCTGCTGTGGACAGTGTGGCGCTTCTCAATGCCAACGCCTACCTCCGCGATTTCATTCTAAGGGTGAAGGATGCACAGACGCTGAAGACTACGGACGGGTACACGGAACTGATCGAGACGCTGAACCTGATCAAGAACAACAATAAGAATCTGCTTAATGTATACATAGGTCTGGATGCGGTGAACAAGGTGATTACCCAGGATGAATTCGAGCCTCCGGCAGACTACGTGCTGAAGGAGCGAAGCTGGTATTCCGCTGCGGCTGCGAACAAGCGTGTAACGATTACCAATCCTTATATTGATGCCGGGTCAGGCAAAATGGTCGTCAGTGTCAGCACACCGCTGCTTGATGATTCCGGCAGGCTGATCGGCGTGGCGAGTGCAGATATTTCGATTGAGCAGATTACAGCTGCGCTGGGCGCTTTTCATTATAAAGGCAGCGGCTATGCCGTGCTGATTGATGAGACGGGGACCTTCATCTATCATCCCAATCCGGATCATATTCTGCTGAAGAAGATGGCTGATCTGGGCGGATTGTGGAAGACGGTCGGCGATAAAATGCTGCAGTGGGGCTCAAATGTCATCCAGGCGGACATAGACGGCGAGCCCAGCTATGTATCCTATTCACCGGCTGTGGCTAACCAGTGGTCAGTCGCGCTGATCGTACCGCAGAAGCATGCGGAGCTGGAGCTGAAGCGTTTCGAGCTGATTTTCTTCCTTTCGATTATTGCTTCAATCGCGGTGCTGTCTGTTCTGCTGTATCTGGTCTCGGGCAGTATTCTGAAGCAGATTCCGCTCCTCACGGCTGCGTTCGGGCAGGCGAAGGCGGGGGACCTGTCGGTAAGGGCAAGGGTAACTGCGGGAGGCGAGATCGGGGTGCTGGCTGAGGGCTTCAACGATATGATTGCCTCGCAGCAGTCGCTGATTCAGGAGATCATGCACAGCTCGCAGAGTATCTCGGGCGCGGTTGGGAATACAGAGCAGAATGTATTCGTGCTGGATGGCAGCATCACCGATATCTCGGGGGTTACGGAGGAGTTGTCCGCAGGCTTGCAGCAGACCGCCGCCTCGATGGAGGAGATGAATGCCAGCACAACCCAGATCGAGGCGGCGATCAACGGGATTGCCCGCAAAGCCCAGGAGGGGGCGGAAGCCGCCGGAGAAATTAACCTGCGGGCGGAGCGGCTGAAGGAGAGAGCCTGGGAATCCCGCACACAGGCGGATACCGTCTACGGGCTTAGCGAAGAGAAGCTGCGCACGGCCATTGAACAGTCGGGATCGATCTCGCAGATCAGTACGCTTACGGGCGCTATTCTGGAGATCGCCGCCCAGACCAACCTGTTATCGCTGAATGCTTCAATTGAGGCGGCAAGGGCAGGGGAAGCGGGCCGGGGGTTCGCTGTAGTGGCAGAGGAGATCCGTAAGCTGGCCGACAACTCGCGTGAGACGGTGACTGAGATCCAGGGAGTGACCGGGGCGGTAGTCCAGGCGGTGTCCAATCTGGTGGAGGCTGCGGAGAGTATGCTTGGCTTCATGGACAGCCAGGTGAAGAAGGACTACGATGCCATGCAGGAGACCGGAGAGCGGTACAGTGAGGATGCCCGGTATATCGAGGAGCTGGTGACGGACTTCAGCGCCACCTCGGAAGAGCTGCTGACTTCCATCCAGAGCATGCTTACTGCGATCAGTGAGACAGGCAGTGCGACGAATGAGGGAGCGGAAGGAGCGGGAGTCATTGCTGCCGGAGCAGAGCAGATCATCGGGCGGTCCGGCAGCATCGTAGCCGAGATGGAGGAGATCAAGCTTAGCTCGGCGCAGTTGCTGAGTGCGGTGTCGAGGTTTAAGGTATAG